The following proteins are encoded in a genomic region of Micrococcaceae bacterium Sec5.8:
- a CDS encoding TlpA disulfide reductase family protein, producing the protein MSRNRASSPVSRRSVLTAGGAALAVVLGLSGCAQEDALAQQARAGDNKNYVAGDGSVTEFALADRKSPIAIQGTLFDGSAVTAEAFQGKVTVLNFWFAACAPCRVEAPSLEELHQEFKSQGVQFFGVNLRDEKATAEAFDQTFNLTYPSFNDKDGAVLLAVSGLVPPGAVPTTLVLDKQGRVASRVLGEIQKGTLKSLIAAAVAE; encoded by the coding sequence ATGAGCCGCAACCGCGCCTCGTCACCCGTGTCCCGCCGCAGTGTCCTGACGGCGGGCGGTGCCGCGCTCGCCGTCGTGCTGGGGCTCTCCGGCTGCGCGCAGGAGGATGCGCTGGCCCAGCAGGCCAGAGCGGGCGACAACAAGAACTACGTCGCCGGCGACGGTTCGGTGACGGAATTCGCCCTCGCGGACCGCAAGAGCCCCATCGCCATCCAGGGGACCCTCTTTGACGGCTCCGCGGTGACGGCTGAGGCGTTCCAGGGCAAAGTGACAGTGCTCAACTTCTGGTTTGCGGCCTGCGCGCCGTGCCGGGTGGAGGCGCCCTCGCTGGAGGAGCTGCACCAGGAGTTCAAAAGCCAGGGTGTGCAGTTCTTCGGGGTCAACCTCCGCGACGAGAAAGCAACGGCGGAGGCGTTCGACCAGACGTTCAACCTGACGTATCCGAGCTTCAACGACAAGGACGGGGCCGTCCTGTTGGCCGTCTCCGGTCTGGTTCCGCCGGGAGCCGTGCCCACCACACTGGTGCTCGACAAACAGGGCCGGGTCGCGTCCCGTGTGCTGGGCGAGATCCAGAAGGGCACCCTCAAGTCCCTCATCGCCGCCGCCGTGGCCGAGTAG
- a CDS encoding histidine phosphatase family protein, with translation MPQATVHLLRHGEVHNPDGVLYGRLPEFHLSELGQEMARMLAEHFSARSAQGAKIVHLAASPLTRAQETAQPIAAALHLEIATEDRIIEAANYFEGLHVDKAELLRPKHWPMLRNPFRPSWGEAYKDQAARVIAAVQDARLRAVELGGDGAEAILVSHQLPIWATRLSAEGKPLWHDPRKRECTLTSVTSLVFDDAGRLTRVEYSEPAASLLPRASSTPGA, from the coding sequence ATGCCCCAAGCCACTGTCCATTTGCTCCGCCACGGCGAGGTCCACAATCCCGACGGCGTCCTGTACGGCAGGCTGCCCGAATTCCACCTCTCCGAGCTCGGCCAGGAGATGGCCCGGATGCTGGCGGAACACTTCAGTGCGAGGTCCGCGCAGGGAGCGAAGATCGTCCACCTCGCAGCCTCCCCGCTTACCCGAGCGCAGGAGACGGCCCAGCCCATTGCCGCCGCCCTGCACCTTGAGATCGCCACCGAGGACCGGATCATCGAAGCCGCGAACTACTTCGAGGGCCTCCACGTCGACAAGGCTGAACTCCTCCGGCCCAAGCACTGGCCCATGCTGCGCAACCCGTTTCGGCCCTCCTGGGGCGAGGCCTACAAAGACCAGGCCGCCCGGGTTATCGCTGCGGTGCAGGATGCCAGGCTGCGCGCCGTCGAACTCGGCGGTGACGGCGCCGAGGCGATCCTCGTCAGCCACCAGCTGCCCATCTGGGCCACCCGGCTCAGCGCCGAGGGCAAGCCGCTGTGGCACGATCCGCGCAAACGCGAATGCACCCTTACCTCGGTCACCTCCCTGGTGTTCGACGACGCCGGCCGCCTCACGCGCGTCGAATACAGCGAACCCGCGGCCTCCCTCCTTCCCCGTGCCTCCAGCACCCCCGGGGCCTGA